A part of Lacibacter sp. H407 genomic DNA contains:
- the hisIE gene encoding bifunctional phosphoribosyl-AMP cyclohydrolase/phosphoribosyl-ATP diphosphatase HisIE — protein MKPDFSKYHDGLLPAIIQDYKTSKVLMLGFMNEEAFVKTEETGKVTFYSRSKQRLWTKGEESNNFLSVKQVLLDCDQDTLLIKAEPAGPTCHTGADTCWSEKNHSDDFLSYLEEIIELRRKSSDETSYVKQLFGKGINKIAQKVGEEATEVIIEAKDNNEELFLNEGADLLFHFIVLLRAKNVSLQDVIYVLKQRHSR, from the coding sequence TTGAAACCAGATTTTTCAAAATATCACGACGGACTGTTACCGGCCATTATCCAGGATTATAAAACGAGCAAAGTATTGATGCTTGGTTTTATGAACGAAGAAGCATTTGTAAAAACAGAAGAAACAGGCAAGGTTACGTTTTACAGCCGCAGCAAACAGCGCCTGTGGACGAAGGGTGAAGAGAGTAACAATTTTTTATCAGTGAAACAGGTGTTGCTCGATTGCGACCAGGATACATTGCTCATTAAAGCCGAGCCTGCCGGGCCAACCTGTCACACAGGTGCGGATACTTGCTGGAGCGAGAAAAATCACAGCGACGACTTTTTATCGTATTTAGAAGAGATCATTGAACTGCGCCGTAAAAGCAGCGATGAAACGTCGTATGTAAAACAGCTTTTTGGTAAAGGAATCAATAAGATCGCACAGAAAGTAGGAGAGGAAGCAACGGAGGTAATTATTGAAGCCAAGGATAATAACGAAGAGCTTTTCTTAAATGAAGGAGCCGATCTGCTCTTCCACTTTATCGTTTTGTTAAGAGCGAAAAATGTTTCTTTGCAAGACGTTATTTACGTACTCAAACAACGTCATTCACGATAA